One Gavia stellata isolate bGavSte3 chromosome 20, bGavSte3.hap2, whole genome shotgun sequence genomic region harbors:
- the SRSF6 gene encoding serine/arginine-rich splicing factor 6 isoform X2, with product MPRVYIGRLSYHVREKDIQRFFSGYGRLLEVDLKNGYGFVEFEDSRDADDAVYELNGKDLCGERVIVEHARGPRRDRDGYSYSSRGGGGGYSSRRQSGRDKYGPPVRTEYRLIVENLSSRCSWQDLKDFMRQAGEVTYADAHKERTNEGVIEFRSYSDMKRALDKLDGTEINGRKIRLVEDKPRSSHRRSYSGSRSRSRSRRRSRSRSRRSRSSRSRSRSVSKSRSRSKSRSRSKDRSRSRSKSRKSRSKSKSKPKSDRGSRSHSRSKEKSEKSRSRSRSRSRSPKENGKGDAKSKSRSRSRSRSNSPQQQPSAKARSESPPKRAASRSRSRSRSKSRSRSRSSSRD from the exons ATGCCGCGCGTCTATATCGGCCGCCTGAGCTACCACGTCCGGGAGAAGGACATCCAGCGCTTCTTCAGCGGCTATGGCCGCCTGCTCGAGGTCGACCTCAAAAACGG TTACGGCTTCGTGGAGTTCGAGGACTCCCGAGACGCCGACGATGCCGTTTACGAGCTGAACGGCAAGGATCTGTGCGGGGAGCGTGTGATCGTGGAGCAcgcccgcggcccccgccgcgACAGGGACGGGTACAGCTACAGTAGTC GTGGGGGTGGTGGCGGATATAGCAGTCGGAGACAATCTGGAAGAGATAAATACGGACCGCCTGTTCGTACAGAGTACAGACTGATTGTTGAAAACCTTTCCAGTCGCTGTAGTTGGCAGGATTTGAAA GATTTCATGAGGCAAGCTGGTGAGGTAACCTATGCAGATGCTCACAAAGAACGTACAAATGAAGGAGTGATTGAGTTCCGATCTTACTCGGACATGAAGCGTGCTCTGGACAAACTGGATGGCACAGAGATAAATGGAAGGAAGATCAGGCTGGTTGAAGACAAGCCACGCTCAAGCCATAGGCGATCTTACTCTGGCAGCAGGTCAAG GTCACGATCTAGAAGACGGTCTAGAAGCAGAAGTCGTAGAAGTAGGAGCAGCCGCAGCAGGTCCCGTAGTGTGTCCAAAAGCCGTTCACG ATCTAAATCCAGGTCACGAAGCAAAGACCGCTCACGTTCCAGATCTAAAAGCAGGAAGTCTAGATCAAAGAGCAAATCGAAACCCAAGTCTGACAGGGGTTCACGCTCTCACAGCAGATCCAAGGAGAAGTCTGAGAAGTCTCGGTCCAGATCCAGGTCCAGGTCTCGATCTCCCAAAGAAAATGGTAAAGGAGATGCTAAGTCCAAGTCCAGGTCAAGGAGTAGGTCTCGTTCCAATTCTCCGCAGCAGCAGCCATCTGCCAAGGCTCGTTCAGAGTCACCACCCAAAAGAGCTGCATCGAGGTCCCGCTCCAGATCTCGTTCAAAATCTCGCTCACGATCAAGATCTAGTTCAAGAGATTAA
- the SRSF6 gene encoding serine/arginine-rich splicing factor 6 isoform X1, whose protein sequence is MPRVYIGRLSYHVREKDIQRFFSGYGRLLEVDLKNGYGFVEFEDSRDADDAVYELNGKDLCGERVIVEHARGPRRDRDGYSYSSRSGGGGGYSSRRQSGRDKYGPPVRTEYRLIVENLSSRCSWQDLKDFMRQAGEVTYADAHKERTNEGVIEFRSYSDMKRALDKLDGTEINGRKIRLVEDKPRSSHRRSYSGSRSRSRSRRRSRSRSRRSRSSRSRSRSVSKSRSRSKSRSRSKDRSRSRSKSRKSRSKSKSKPKSDRGSRSHSRSKEKSEKSRSRSRSRSRSPKENGKGDAKSKSRSRSRSRSNSPQQQPSAKARSESPPKRAASRSRSRSRSKSRSRSRSSSRD, encoded by the exons ATGCCGCGCGTCTATATCGGCCGCCTGAGCTACCACGTCCGGGAGAAGGACATCCAGCGCTTCTTCAGCGGCTATGGCCGCCTGCTCGAGGTCGACCTCAAAAACGG TTACGGCTTCGTGGAGTTCGAGGACTCCCGAGACGCCGACGATGCCGTTTACGAGCTGAACGGCAAGGATCTGTGCGGGGAGCGTGTGATCGTGGAGCAcgcccgcggcccccgccgcgACAGGGACGGGTACAGCTACAGTAGTCGCA GTGGGGGTGGTGGCGGATATAGCAGTCGGAGACAATCTGGAAGAGATAAATACGGACCGCCTGTTCGTACAGAGTACAGACTGATTGTTGAAAACCTTTCCAGTCGCTGTAGTTGGCAGGATTTGAAA GATTTCATGAGGCAAGCTGGTGAGGTAACCTATGCAGATGCTCACAAAGAACGTACAAATGAAGGAGTGATTGAGTTCCGATCTTACTCGGACATGAAGCGTGCTCTGGACAAACTGGATGGCACAGAGATAAATGGAAGGAAGATCAGGCTGGTTGAAGACAAGCCACGCTCAAGCCATAGGCGATCTTACTCTGGCAGCAGGTCAAG GTCACGATCTAGAAGACGGTCTAGAAGCAGAAGTCGTAGAAGTAGGAGCAGCCGCAGCAGGTCCCGTAGTGTGTCCAAAAGCCGTTCACG ATCTAAATCCAGGTCACGAAGCAAAGACCGCTCACGTTCCAGATCTAAAAGCAGGAAGTCTAGATCAAAGAGCAAATCGAAACCCAAGTCTGACAGGGGTTCACGCTCTCACAGCAGATCCAAGGAGAAGTCTGAGAAGTCTCGGTCCAGATCCAGGTCCAGGTCTCGATCTCCCAAAGAAAATGGTAAAGGAGATGCTAAGTCCAAGTCCAGGTCAAGGAGTAGGTCTCGTTCCAATTCTCCGCAGCAGCAGCCATCTGCCAAGGCTCGTTCAGAGTCACCACCCAAAAGAGCTGCATCGAGGTCCCGCTCCAGATCTCGTTCAAAATCTCGCTCACGATCAAGATCTAGTTCAAGAGATTAA